In one window of Mucilaginibacter auburnensis DNA:
- a CDS encoding SulP family inorganic anion transporter yields the protein MQSKQGGATGFFDFKQYLSPQNLKKDLPASVVVFLVALPLCLGIALASGAPLFAGLLTGIIGGLVTGMLSGSQLSVAGPAAGLTVIVLNAINGLGSYDTFLLAVFLAGVIQIILGVIKAGTIGNYFPSAVIEGMLAAIGIILIMKQFPHAVGYDADFEGDEGFVQTDQHNTFSEIMIAFSKINYGAVIISAISIALLLYWPKVKKLAIVPAPLLVVVAGIILGLAFNGTDMALRDKQFVSIPIVGSTSEFFGLFKSPNFAAITNKQVWITAGTLAIVASLETLLSVEAVDKIDPIKRVTPTNRELLAQGTGNMISGLLGGLPMTAVIVRSSANVNAGARTKVSAIAHGFFLLISLLTIPTVINLIPLSCLAAILLMTGYKLARIALFKHMWHKGLSQFIPFVVTIVAVVFTDLLIGVGIGMAVGIFYLLRTNMNNSYFYQIESNGRKKVIRLRLAEEVSFLNKAAIQVTLSNLPKETEVILDGTASRYIDPDVLEIIHNFKHNAYTKGIIVKLENIKERYDLLKNKDLSKELK from the coding sequence ATGCAATCAAAGCAAGGAGGGGCTACGGGCTTCTTCGATTTTAAACAGTATTTAAGTCCTCAGAATTTAAAAAAGGATCTCCCGGCAAGTGTTGTGGTTTTCCTTGTGGCGTTACCCCTCTGTTTGGGTATTGCGCTGGCGTCAGGAGCACCACTATTTGCAGGTTTATTAACCGGCATTATTGGTGGCCTTGTAACCGGTATGCTCAGCGGCTCGCAATTGAGTGTGGCCGGTCCGGCTGCGGGTTTAACAGTAATTGTACTTAATGCCATTAACGGGTTAGGATCATACGACACCTTTTTGTTAGCTGTGTTTTTAGCCGGTGTCATCCAAATTATTCTGGGGGTTATTAAAGCGGGAACCATTGGCAATTATTTCCCATCCGCTGTGATTGAAGGGATGTTGGCCGCTATAGGTATCATATTGATCATGAAGCAGTTTCCGCATGCTGTTGGATATGATGCTGATTTTGAAGGTGATGAAGGATTTGTACAAACCGATCAGCACAATACCTTTTCTGAGATCATGATAGCCTTCTCTAAAATAAACTACGGAGCGGTTATTATAAGCGCCATCTCTATAGCACTTTTATTATACTGGCCAAAAGTAAAAAAGCTGGCTATTGTGCCGGCCCCCTTGCTGGTTGTGGTTGCAGGCATAATATTAGGATTGGCTTTTAATGGAACAGATATGGCGTTAAGAGACAAGCAATTTGTGAGCATTCCCATTGTTGGTAGCACCAGTGAGTTTTTCGGACTGTTTAAATCGCCCAACTTTGCAGCCATCACCAATAAACAGGTTTGGATAACCGCCGGCACTCTTGCTATTGTAGCCAGTTTGGAAACTTTGCTTAGTGTGGAGGCCGTTGATAAAATAGATCCTATTAAACGCGTAACACCCACCAATCGTGAGTTATTAGCACAAGGCACCGGTAATATGATAAGTGGCTTGCTGGGCGGCTTACCTATGACGGCTGTAATTGTGCGTTCATCTGCCAACGTGAACGCGGGGGCACGTACCAAAGTTAGCGCTATAGCACACGGTTTTTTTCTATTGATCTCACTGTTAACCATACCCACGGTTATCAATTTAATTCCCCTGTCATGCCTCGCAGCTATATTATTAATGACCGGTTATAAATTGGCGCGTATAGCCTTATTCAAGCATATGTGGCATAAAGGCCTGTCGCAGTTTATTCCGTTTGTTGTAACCATAGTGGCAGTAGTGTTTACAGATCTGCTAATAGGCGTAGGCATAGGTATGGCGGTTGGTATATTCTACCTGTTGCGTACCAACATGAATAATTCCTATTTCTATCAGATAGAAAGCAACGGTCGTAAAAAGGTTATCCGCTTACGACTGGCCGAAGAAGTATCCTTTTTAAATAAAGCCGCCATACAGGTAACATTATCCAATCTGCCTAAAGAAACAGAGGTAATTTTGGATGGCACCGCATCACGATATATTGATCCCGACGTTTTGGAGATCATTCACAATTTCAAACACAACGCCTATACCAAAGGCATTATAGTGAAACTTGAAAACATTAAAGAGCGGTATGACCTGCTTAAAAATAAAGACCTGAGTAAAGAACTTAAATAA
- a CDS encoding nucleotidyltransferase family protein has product MKPTLLILAAGMASRYGSMKQTDGFGPNGETIIDYSIYDAIKAGFGKVSFIIREEFADKFKSIFEPKLNGKVETDYIFQSFDLKPFGIDKEVERAKPWGTAHAVLAARNQVKEPFCVINADDYYGYDAFEKMVKFLTTEATDSQYSLMGYQIDKTLSENGSVSRGVCEVDDKGNMTGVNERTEVYFKEDGSVAYKDATGEHPLPNDKPVSMNFWGFTPAVFEQSLPMFQKFVEANAENPKAEFFIPLVADELIKSGTAAFKVIPTPSKWFGVTYKEDKEIVQASISALVENGTYPANLW; this is encoded by the coding sequence ATGAAACCTACTCTACTTATTTTAGCTGCAGGCATGGCCAGCCGTTACGGAAGCATGAAACAAACGGATGGCTTTGGCCCAAACGGCGAAACCATAATTGACTATTCAATTTATGATGCCATTAAGGCCGGTTTTGGTAAAGTTAGTTTTATCATCCGTGAGGAATTTGCTGACAAATTCAAGTCTATATTTGAACCTAAGCTAAACGGTAAAGTAGAGACCGATTATATTTTCCAAAGTTTTGATCTGAAACCTTTTGGTATTGATAAAGAGGTGGAGCGTGCTAAGCCATGGGGTACTGCACACGCGGTGCTTGCTGCACGCAACCAGGTAAAAGAGCCTTTCTGCGTTATCAATGCGGATGATTATTACGGTTATGATGCTTTTGAGAAAATGGTTAAGTTTTTAACTACAGAGGCTACTGATTCTCAGTACTCATTGATGGGTTATCAAATTGATAAAACCTTGTCGGAGAATGGATCAGTATCTCGTGGTGTTTGTGAAGTAGATGATAAAGGTAACATGACAGGCGTTAACGAGCGTACCGAAGTTTACTTTAAAGAAGACGGCAGCGTAGCTTATAAAGACGCTACAGGCGAGCATCCGCTACCTAATGATAAACCGGTATCAATGAACTTTTGGGGTTTCACACCGGCTGTATTTGAGCAGAGCCTGCCAATGTTTCAAAAATTTGTTGAAGCTAATGCCGAAAATCCTAAAGCGGAGTTCTTTATACCGTTGGTTGCTGACGAATTGATAAAAAGCGGCACCGCTGCATTTAAAGTTATCCCAACACCATCAAAATGGTTTGGTGTAACTTATAAAGAAGATAAAGAAATTGTACAGGCATCTATCTCGGCCTTGGTTGAGAATGGTACCTACCCTGCTAATTTGTGGTAG
- the can gene encoding carbonate dehydratase — protein sequence MSEHIHDTSHITYESLLAGNEKFIAKALEQDPEYFEKLANGQKPPVLWIGCADSRVPANQITNTQPGEIFVHRNIANMVIHTDMNMLSVLDYAVNVLKVRHVIVTGHYGCGGVIAAMTNKEFGLIDNWLRHIKDVYRLHHDQLERIEDETDRTNRLVELNVIENVYNLCKTTIVQNAWASGQDLSVHGWVYSIETGKIKDMGVSTRNNQNLDEVFRFQ from the coding sequence ATGTCTGAGCATATACACGACACCAGTCACATTACTTACGAGAGCCTTTTAGCCGGTAACGAAAAGTTTATTGCAAAGGCCCTGGAGCAAGATCCGGAATACTTTGAAAAACTGGCCAACGGACAAAAGCCGCCGGTTTTATGGATAGGTTGCGCTGATAGCCGTGTTCCGGCTAACCAGATCACCAATACCCAGCCGGGTGAGATATTTGTTCACCGTAACATAGCCAACATGGTTATTCATACAGATATGAACATGCTGAGTGTATTAGACTATGCCGTTAACGTATTAAAGGTAAGACACGTAATTGTGACCGGACATTATGGTTGTGGTGGTGTTATAGCAGCAATGACTAACAAGGAGTTCGGCTTGATTGACAACTGGCTGCGCCACATTAAAGATGTTTACCGCCTGCACCATGATCAATTAGAGCGCATTGAAGACGAAACCGACCGCACCAATCGCCTGGTTGAGTTGAACGTTATTGAGAACGTATATAATCTTTGTAAAACAACCATCGTTCAAAACGCATGGGCCTCAGGTCAGGACTTATCTGTACATGGCTGGGTTTACAGCATTGAAACCGGTAAGATTAAAGATATGGGCGTAAGCACCCGCAATAATCAGAATCTGGACGAGGTGTTCCGGTTTCAATAG
- a CDS encoding GNAT family N-acetyltransferase has translation MLYIEQIRPELTWRLRRDVLYPQEPLFKMEMDEDNNGYHFGAFQDNKLLAVVSLFWEGNDFQFRKFAVSPEAQSKGIGKALLEHITNFAINENGHRIWCNARVTATGFYAKYGFRQTGKTFSRGGFDYEIMEKMLTDK, from the coding sequence ATGCTTTATATAGAACAAATACGCCCCGAACTGACCTGGCGCCTGAGGCGCGATGTGTTGTATCCGCAAGAACCATTATTTAAGATGGAAATGGATGAGGATAATAACGGGTATCATTTCGGGGCGTTTCAGGATAATAAGTTGCTGGCGGTCGTTTCTCTCTTTTGGGAGGGAAACGACTTTCAGTTTAGGAAGTTTGCCGTTTCGCCAGAAGCGCAGAGTAAGGGAATAGGTAAGGCGCTGCTCGAACACATTACCAACTTTGCTATTAATGAAAATGGCCACCGTATCTGGTGCAATGCACGTGTAACGGCCACAGGCTTTTATGCTAAGTATGGTTTTAGGCAAACCGGTAAAACTTTCAGCAGAGGCGGGTTTGATTATGAGATAATGGAGAAGATGCTGACAGATAAGTAG
- the dnaK gene encoding molecular chaperone DnaK, translated as MSKIIGIDLGTTNSCVAVMEGNEPVVIANSEGKRTTPSVVAFIDNGERKVGDPAKRQAITNPTKTISSIKRFMGNQYNEVTKEAERVPYSVVKGDNNTPRVEIGDRKYTPQEISAMILQKMKKTAEDFLGTEVTEAVITVPAYFNDAQRQATKEAGEIAGLKVRRIINEPTAAALAYGLDKAHKDMKIAVFDCGGGTHDVSVLELGDGVFEVKSTDGDTHLGGDDFDQVIIDWMADEFKSDEGIDLRKDPMALQRLKEAAEKAKIELSSSTQTEINLPYISAGDGVPKHLVKTLTRAKFEQLADSLIKRTIEPCKTALKNAGYSTSDIDEVILVGGSTRIPAIQDAVQKFFGKAPSKGVNPDEVVAIGAAIQGGVLTGEVKDVLLLDVTPLSLGIETMGGVMTKLIESNTTIPTKKSEVFSTASDSQPSVEIHILQGERPMAAQNRTIGRFHLDGIPPAPRGVPQIEVTFDIDANGILHVSAKDKATGKEQKIRIEASSGLTDAEIKKMKDEAEANADADRKAKEEVEKLNGADALIFSTEKQLKEYGDKIPADKKAPIEEGLTKLKAAYASKNLADIEVAQNELNTAWTAASEDMYKASAEAGQQPGADAGQAGGNAGSAQGAADDVTDVDFEEVK; from the coding sequence ATGTCTAAAATAATCGGAATCGACTTAGGAACAACAAACTCTTGCGTGGCCGTAATGGAGGGTAACGAGCCCGTAGTTATTGCTAACAGCGAGGGTAAACGTACTACGCCGTCAGTAGTAGCTTTTATCGACAATGGCGAGCGTAAGGTAGGTGATCCTGCAAAACGTCAGGCTATTACCAATCCAACCAAAACCATTTCATCTATCAAACGCTTCATGGGTAACCAATACAACGAGGTTACTAAAGAAGCTGAGCGTGTGCCTTACAGCGTTGTAAAAGGCGACAATAACACACCTCGCGTTGAAATTGGCGACCGTAAATATACTCCGCAGGAAATTTCTGCCATGATTTTGCAGAAAATGAAAAAAACTGCTGAGGACTTTTTAGGTACCGAAGTTACAGAAGCGGTTATTACCGTACCTGCTTACTTTAACGATGCGCAGCGTCAGGCTACTAAAGAGGCCGGCGAAATTGCAGGCTTAAAAGTTCGCCGTATCATTAACGAACCTACTGCTGCTGCTTTAGCTTATGGCTTGGATAAAGCGCACAAAGACATGAAAATTGCTGTATTTGACTGCGGTGGTGGTACGCATGACGTATCTGTACTGGAGTTAGGTGATGGCGTTTTCGAAGTAAAATCAACTGATGGTGATACACACTTAGGTGGTGACGACTTTGACCAGGTGATTATTGACTGGATGGCTGATGAGTTTAAAAGCGACGAAGGCATTGACCTGCGCAAAGACCCAATGGCTTTACAGCGCTTGAAAGAAGCTGCTGAGAAAGCTAAAATTGAGTTATCAAGCTCAACCCAAACAGAAATTAACCTGCCATACATCAGTGCCGGCGATGGCGTGCCAAAACACCTGGTTAAAACTTTAACCCGTGCTAAATTTGAGCAACTGGCTGACAGCCTAATTAAACGCACCATTGAGCCTTGCAAAACCGCTTTAAAAAATGCAGGTTACAGCACCAGCGATATTGACGAAGTTATTTTAGTGGGTGGTTCAACCCGTATCCCTGCTATTCAGGATGCTGTTCAAAAATTCTTTGGAAAAGCGCCTTCAAAAGGTGTTAACCCTGATGAGGTGGTTGCTATTGGTGCAGCTATTCAAGGTGGTGTATTAACCGGTGAAGTGAAAGACGTGTTATTGTTAGACGTTACTCCGCTTTCATTAGGTATTGAAACTATGGGCGGTGTAATGACCAAACTGATCGAATCAAACACTACTATCCCGACCAAAAAATCGGAAGTGTTCTCAACCGCGTCAGACAGTCAGCCATCTGTTGAGATCCACATTTTACAAGGTGAACGCCCAATGGCAGCACAAAACCGCACCATAGGCCGTTTCCACCTGGATGGTATTCCACCAGCACCTCGTGGCGTGCCTCAAATTGAAGTGACGTTTGATATTGATGCCAACGGTATATTACACGTATCTGCTAAAGATAAAGCTACCGGTAAAGAGCAAAAAATACGTATTGAAGCTTCTTCAGGTTTGACTGATGCAGAGATCAAAAAGATGAAAGATGAGGCTGAAGCTAACGCTGATGCTGACAGAAAGGCAAAAGAAGAAGTTGAAAAACTGAATGGTGCCGATGCTTTGATCTTCTCTACAGAAAAACAACTGAAAGAGTACGGTGACAAAATACCTGCTGACAAAAAAGCGCCTATTGAGGAAGGTTTAACTAAATTGAAAGCTGCTTACGCATCTAAAAACTTAGCTGACATTGAGGTAGCTCAAAACGAGTTGAACACTGCATGGACCGCAGCTTCTGAGGACATGTACAAAGCTTCAGCAGAGGCCGGTCAGCAACCAGGTGCCGATGCAGGTCAGGCAGGCGGTAACGCTGGTAGCGCACAAGGCGCAGCTGATGATGTAACTGATGTTGACTTCGAAGAAGTGAAATAA
- a CDS encoding glycoside hydrolase family 31 protein: MQVEILGNIEGIEIQNGALFIKTAVADARVTVYNDTIIRVCITRRDKQPDQSLAVIQGPSGELNYHDLSDTIEVNTSAMKLVVNKNPLRFNFFTADGKPLTAEDTRFGTTLDGDKVMNYRQLHHDEMYLGLGEKTGNLNKRGMSYVNWNTDAAVHTTKDDPLYKTIPFYIGLHSGVCYGLFFDNHHRSYFDFGASTDEQFTWFGADGGDMDYYVFGAQNVADIIKDYTWLTGRMEMPPLWSLGYQQCRWSYMSADEVLGIARKFREHQIPADAIYCDIDYMDDFKIFTWNKQSFPDPKGMVDQLKAINFKLVTIVDPGIKIEEGYKEYDEGVAKGYFATYPNGELYTGSVWAGRSHFPDFFSEDVREWWGNAFRSLTDVGVEGFWNDMNEPAAWGQNIPPIVKFGERYMPEVRNAYGMQMSRATQAGTKKILENQRPFILTRAAYAGTQRYSAIWTGDNSASDEHMLFGQRLVNSLGLGGFSFIGVDIGGFMGNPSPQLMVRWNSLGVYTPMFRNHAAQGMNMREPWEWGEENENIIRKDIEQRYKLLPYIYSGFYQSTQTGLPLSRTLAIDYTWDENVYKERFQNQTLFGDALLVAPVISTEQAADVYLPEGEWYRFSTDEHFEGNQTVNVPSPLNDLPVFVKGGSIIPMQSLVQSTSDECDGILQIHVWNGAVANEYVYYEDDGISYNYEKGEYYKRVILFSPEERSISFSAVEGSYTSRFNKLQIVLHGFDGLEVIERESSNEALTVNF, translated from the coding sequence ATGCAAGTTGAAATACTGGGAAATATAGAAGGCATTGAAATACAAAACGGTGCTTTATTCATAAAAACGGCTGTTGCGGATGCGAGGGTAACTGTTTACAACGACACGATTATCAGGGTTTGCATAACACGACGTGATAAGCAACCCGATCAATCATTGGCTGTTATTCAGGGTCCTTCAGGCGAGTTGAACTACCATGATCTGAGTGATACCATTGAGGTAAACACCTCAGCAATGAAACTGGTGGTCAACAAAAATCCTTTACGCTTTAATTTTTTTACCGCGGATGGAAAGCCGTTAACGGCAGAGGATACCCGCTTTGGTACCACGCTGGACGGCGACAAGGTGATGAATTATCGCCAACTGCATCATGACGAAATGTATTTAGGGCTGGGCGAAAAGACAGGTAACCTTAACAAGCGGGGCATGAGTTATGTAAACTGGAACACCGATGCTGCCGTGCATACCACTAAGGATGACCCGCTTTATAAAACTATCCCGTTTTATATTGGCTTGCACAGCGGCGTTTGCTACGGATTGTTTTTTGATAACCATCACCGCAGCTACTTTGATTTTGGTGCTAGTACCGATGAACAGTTTACCTGGTTTGGCGCTGATGGTGGCGATATGGATTATTATGTGTTTGGCGCGCAAAATGTAGCAGATATTATAAAAGACTACACCTGGTTAACCGGGCGAATGGAAATGCCGCCGCTATGGAGTTTGGGTTACCAGCAATGCCGCTGGAGTTACATGAGTGCTGATGAAGTGCTGGGCATTGCCCGTAAATTCAGGGAACATCAAATACCCGCCGATGCTATTTATTGTGACATCGACTACATGGATGATTTCAAGATATTCACCTGGAATAAGCAAAGTTTCCCTGATCCGAAAGGAATGGTTGATCAACTGAAGGCCATCAATTTTAAATTGGTAACCATTGTTGACCCTGGAATAAAGATAGAAGAAGGTTACAAAGAGTATGATGAAGGAGTAGCTAAAGGTTACTTCGCTACTTACCCCAACGGTGAGTTGTACACCGGCAGCGTTTGGGCTGGCCGCAGCCACTTCCCGGATTTTTTCAGTGAAGACGTCCGCGAATGGTGGGGTAACGCATTTAGAAGCTTGACAGATGTTGGTGTAGAAGGTTTTTGGAACGATATGAACGAGCCTGCTGCATGGGGGCAAAACATCCCGCCAATAGTAAAATTTGGAGAACGCTACATGCCGGAGGTGAGGAACGCTTACGGCATGCAAATGTCTCGTGCTACGCAGGCCGGTACCAAAAAGATATTAGAGAACCAGCGTCCTTTCATACTTACCCGTGCTGCCTATGCCGGTACGCAACGTTACTCAGCCATCTGGACCGGTGACAACTCTGCCAGTGATGAGCACATGTTATTTGGTCAGCGTTTGGTGAATAGCTTGGGCTTAGGCGGTTTTTCTTTCATAGGTGTTGATATTGGAGGCTTTATGGGCAATCCATCGCCTCAATTAATGGTGCGCTGGAACTCACTTGGTGTTTATACCCCGATGTTCCGCAACCATGCCGCGCAGGGTATGAACATGCGGGAGCCGTGGGAGTGGGGAGAAGAGAACGAGAACATCATCCGTAAGGATATAGAACAACGATACAAACTGTTGCCTTACATTTATTCGGGCTTTTACCAATCTACCCAAACCGGCTTGCCGCTTAGCCGTACGCTGGCCATCGACTATACATGGGATGAAAACGTTTATAAAGAGCGCTTTCAAAATCAAACCCTGTTTGGCGACGCGTTATTGGTGGCTCCTGTAATTAGTACTGAACAAGCGGCAGACGTTTATCTGCCCGAAGGTGAGTGGTATCGCTTTAGTACTGATGAGCATTTTGAGGGCAATCAGACTGTCAATGTACCTTCACCTTTAAATGACTTGCCAGTATTTGTTAAAGGCGGAAGCATAATACCGATGCAAAGTTTGGTGCAAAGTACTTCTGATGAATGCGATGGTATATTGCAAATCCACGTTTGGAACGGTGCTGTAGCTAATGAATATGTTTATTATGAAGATGATGGCATCAGCTACAATTATGAGAAAGGGGAATATTATAAGCGTGTTATCTTATTTAGTCCGGAGGAGAGAAGTATATCATTCAGTGCTGTAGAAGGGAGTTATACATCGAGGTTCAATAAATTGCAGATTGTATTGCATGGTTTTGATGGGTTAGAGGTGATTGAGCGCGAGAGTAGTAATGAAGCGCTAACCGTAAACTTTTAA
- a CDS encoding S8 family serine peptidase: protein MNNFKRTLLAISLAIPLLASAQDVKKAPSGWQNLDLKTDSYFGISTEKAYTELLKGKKHSTVVVAVIDGGVDTAHEDLRDVLWINPKEKAGDKIDNDRNGYADDVHGWNFIGSAKGNVQYDALEVTRLVRDYKSKFAALDTNNLKGADIAAFAEYKKMRAEVSESAAKAQKTFTGVNNFKVILDNILAAIGKKDPNAEELVKYQPKTSGETYVQKTVLGALPQYKTVSAFAEAEIMPAWNHYKEQAEYNYNVDYDPRSIVGDDYKNANQRNYGNTDVTGPNADHGSHVAGIIGAVRTNGIGIQGVADDVRIMAVRTVPTGDERDKDVANAIRYAAANGARVINMSFGKAYSYNKKAVDDAVKFAISKDVLLIHAAGNDNKNTENENNFPNRKYEDGSGIAQAWIEVGASGPVDDASLKASFSNYGKTSVDVFAPGVDINSTTPGSKYALHNGTSMAAPAVAGLAALIRSYYPKLTAMQVKDIILRSVVKIEHKVKVQDGENTREVNFDELCATGGIVNAYNALKLAATYK from the coding sequence ATGAACAACTTTAAAAGAACACTACTTGCCATAAGTTTAGCTATACCGCTGTTGGCATCTGCCCAGGATGTGAAAAAAGCGCCATCCGGATGGCAAAACCTCGACCTTAAAACTGATTCGTACTTTGGAATAAGTACTGAAAAAGCATACACTGAGTTATTGAAAGGAAAGAAACACAGCACCGTAGTAGTGGCCGTTATTGACGGCGGTGTTGATACAGCGCATGAAGATTTGCGGGATGTATTGTGGATAAATCCTAAAGAGAAAGCCGGCGATAAAATTGACAACGATAGAAACGGCTATGCAGATGATGTGCATGGCTGGAATTTTATAGGATCGGCTAAAGGCAATGTGCAGTATGATGCATTAGAGGTTACCCGTTTAGTACGCGACTACAAAAGCAAATTTGCCGCTTTAGATACCAATAACCTGAAAGGCGCAGACATTGCAGCCTTTGCCGAGTACAAAAAGATGCGCGCTGAGGTGAGCGAGTCGGCGGCTAAAGCTCAAAAGACCTTTACAGGTGTGAATAATTTCAAGGTGATATTAGACAATATTTTGGCGGCCATAGGTAAAAAAGATCCTAATGCTGAGGAATTGGTAAAATATCAGCCTAAAACAAGTGGCGAAACCTACGTTCAGAAAACGGTATTAGGCGCTTTGCCTCAATATAAAACTGTAAGCGCTTTTGCCGAGGCGGAGATAATGCCGGCCTGGAATCATTACAAAGAACAAGCTGAGTACAATTATAATGTTGACTACGACCCGCGCAGCATAGTAGGCGATGACTATAAAAATGCCAATCAACGCAACTATGGCAATACCGATGTTACCGGCCCCAATGCCGATCATGGCTCGCACGTTGCGGGTATTATTGGCGCGGTTAGAACAAATGGTATTGGCATTCAGGGGGTGGCTGATGATGTACGTATAATGGCGGTGCGGACAGTACCCACCGGCGACGAACGCGACAAAGACGTGGCCAATGCTATTCGTTATGCTGCAGCAAACGGAGCCCGTGTAATTAATATGAGCTTCGGTAAAGCATACTCTTACAACAAAAAAGCGGTAGATGATGCCGTTAAGTTTGCCATAAGTAAAGACGTATTGCTGATACACGCGGCAGGTAACGATAATAAGAATACAGAGAACGAAAATAACTTCCCTAACCGCAAGTATGAAGATGGCAGTGGCATTGCGCAGGCTTGGATAGAGGTTGGTGCATCGGGCCCTGTTGATGATGCATCCTTAAAAGCATCGTTCTCTAACTATGGTAAAACCAGTGTTGATGTTTTTGCGCCGGGTGTTGATATTAACTCAACCACTCCGGGCTCAAAGTACGCCTTGCATAATGGTACCAGTATGGCGGCACCTGCTGTTGCCGGTCTGGCAGCGCTAATACGTTCATACTACCCAAAGTTAACGGCTATGCAGGTTAAGGATATCATTTTGAGATCAGTAGTTAAAATTGAGCATAAAGTAAAAGTACAGGATGGCGAAAATACCAGAGAAGTCAATTTTGATGAGCTTTGCGCAACAGGCGGTATTGTAAACGCGTACAATGCCTTAAAACTGGCGGCTACTTACAAATAA
- a CDS encoding M42 family metallopeptidase, giving the protein MSKKKSEDKQPHVAVVTDNSLSFLEKYINNASPTGFEWKGQELWLDYIKPYIDDHYVDNYGTAVGIINPEAEYKVVIEAHADEISWFVNYITNDGLIYVIRNGGSDHQIAPSKRVNIHTENGVVKAVFGWPAIHTRLGGEKEESPSLKNIFLDCGCTSKDEVEKLGIHVGCVITYEDEFMVLNNRYYVGRALDNRVGGFMIAEVARLLKENNIQLPFGLYIINAVQEEIGLRGAEMIAHRIKPNVAIVTDVTHDTQTPMISKITQGDLACGRGPVVSYAPAVQNNVNKVLIDTAQKAGIPFQRQASSRSTGTDTDAFAYSNDGVPSALISLCLRYMHTTVEMVHKEDVDNVIRLIYESLLQIKSGQDFRYIK; this is encoded by the coding sequence ATGTCAAAAAAAAAATCAGAAGATAAGCAGCCTCACGTTGCTGTAGTAACAGATAATTCCCTTTCGTTTCTTGAAAAATATATTAACAACGCTTCGCCTACCGGTTTTGAGTGGAAAGGGCAGGAGTTGTGGTTAGATTATATTAAGCCTTACATTGACGACCATTATGTTGATAACTACGGTACCGCTGTAGGTATTATAAATCCGGAAGCCGAATATAAAGTAGTTATTGAGGCACATGCCGATGAGATATCATGGTTTGTTAACTATATTACTAATGATGGTTTGATATACGTTATCCGCAACGGTGGTTCTGATCATCAGATAGCGCCATCAAAACGCGTAAACATTCACACCGAAAATGGCGTGGTAAAAGCAGTATTTGGCTGGCCGGCTATACACACCCGTTTGGGAGGTGAAAAAGAAGAATCTCCATCACTAAAAAACATATTCCTTGACTGCGGATGTACCTCAAAAGATGAGGTAGAGAAGTTAGGCATACACGTAGGTTGTGTAATTACCTATGAAGACGAGTTTATGGTATTGAACAACCGCTACTATGTTGGTCGTGCGTTAGACAACCGTGTTGGTGGCTTCATGATTGCTGAAGTGGCCCGTTTGTTGAAAGAAAACAATATTCAACTGCCTTTCGGCTTATACATAATTAACGCCGTTCAGGAAGAAATTGGTCTTCGTGGCGCTGAAATGATAGCTCATCGCATAAAGCCTAACGTTGCCATAGTGACAGACGTTACGCATGACACACAAACGCCAATGATCAGCAAAATAACACAGGGCGATCTGGCTTGTGGCCGCGGTCCGGTTGTATCATACGCGCCCGCTGTACAAAACAATGTAAATAAAGTGTTGATAGACACAGCGCAAAAAGCAGGTATTCCGTTCCAGCGTCAGGCATCATCGCGCTCAACCGGTACTGATACAGATGCGTTTGCTTACTCAAATGACGGCGTGCCGTCAGCGTTAATTTCACTTTGTCTGCGTTACATGCACACCACTGTTGAGATGGTACATAAGGAAGACGTAGATAACGTTATTCGTCTTATTTATGAGTCTTTACTGCAAATTAAATCAGGTCAGGACTTCAGGTATATTAAATAA